Proteins encoded together in one Ruminococcaceae bacterium KH2T8 window:
- a CDS encoding cysteine synthase, whose protein sequence is MICNNILEAVGNTPVIRLNHMTGPDDAEVLVKYEGLNIGGSVKTRTALRMIEAAEKEGKLKPGSVIVEPTSGNQGIGLSLVGAVKGYKVVIIMPDSVSAERRLLIRQYGAELKLIHDNDNIGECIDRCIEEAKRMAAEDPNVFMPDQFSNPENICAHTNGTALEILEQIDGPIDGFCSGIGTGGTITGIGKVLKEKNPDMLIWAAEPEHAAILSGGSIGSHLQMGIGDGLIPPILDRDIISGIEIVTDDEAISTTLDLGKKEGILCGISSGTNVCVALRMAKLLGKGKRVVTILPDTGERYFSTELFER, encoded by the coding sequence ATGATCTGTAATAATATACTGGAGGCAGTCGGCAATACGCCGGTCATCCGCCTCAATCACATGACGGGACCCGACGACGCCGAGGTCCTCGTAAAGTACGAAGGTCTTAATATCGGCGGTTCTGTTAAGACAAGGACTGCTCTTCGCATGATCGAAGCGGCAGAGAAGGAAGGTAAGCTCAAACCCGGTTCGGTTATCGTTGAGCCCACGAGCGGCAATCAGGGCATCGGTCTCTCACTCGTAGGCGCAGTCAAAGGCTACAAGGTAGTTATCATCATGCCTGATTCGGTAAGTGCCGAAAGACGTCTTCTCATCCGCCAGTACGGCGCTGAACTCAAGCTCATCCACGACAACGATAATATCGGTGAATGCATCGACAGATGTATCGAAGAGGCAAAGAGGATGGCAGCTGAAGACCCCAATGTCTTCATGCCTGATCAGTTCTCCAATCCCGAGAACATCTGCGCACATACGAACGGCACTGCACTTGAGATCTTAGAGCAGATCGACGGTCCTATCGACGGCTTCTGCTCAGGCATCGGAACGGGCGGTACCATCACGGGTATCGGCAAGGTCCTGAAAGAAAAGAATCCCGATATGCTCATCTGGGCAGCCGAGCCCGAGCATGCGGCAATATTATCCGGAGGCTCCATCGGCTCTCATCTTCAGATGGGTATCGGCGACGGACTCATCCCTCCGATCTTAGACAGAGACATAATCTCCGGCATCGAGATCGTGACGGACGATGAAGCCATCAGCACCACATTGGATCTCGGAAAGAAAGAAGGTATCCTCTGCGGTATCTCGAGCGGCACCAATGTTTGCGTTGCGCTTCGTATGGCAAAGCTCCTCGGCAAAGGCAAACGCGTAGTGACGATCCTCCCCGACACGGGCGAGAGATATTTCAGCACCGAACTTTTTGAAAGATAA
- a CDS encoding Sel1 repeat-containing protein: MNGNKKIYISKEMLRDYASMSKSWNDITVRPYSHVSPDDIECYEYYRMELEDMEEVLSKCRELHLTAISFFLNWWEPLIVQLYDYLCLSDLFGPTPASIKNTRLTWLPVSDNDLLMWIIRKIYLMYEDFTLSDMQIDLNEYLQIDQILLQIKWHWEAAENEEVLPGRYIDAIKHDFIKELDNDMILRDLDPVTRAAFKTFTDELAEKGDFDALRIKGYACYGGSSVYECNWQTAADCMERLWKEGSFGYAANTLGYIYYYGRLSDGVPDYEKAFYYYSVASTFGVTESKYKLADMFLKGQFVKKNTMLAAGMIEKLYGEYRYRFEQGEFDGEFADVALRMGNIQLEELNPISADLMKFRAYRFYLQAEFALTLRMQENSFFGDETVKKKLRTKMAELSPDIPHARKTYKDTAPTQLFEFIGSHAYCLYELKIKHLKNDRVKVTVTRSSRYDERDSGMTLVCYPYFDCCDLTDSISFIASSVMICEYPESSGGTLIFDTISTTENKNRPDSITFLCNGRSVAVIGAASYEIKRPRT; this comes from the coding sequence ATGAACGGCAACAAGAAGATCTACATATCCAAGGAGATGCTTCGAGATTATGCCTCCATGAGCAAGAGCTGGAACGACATCACGGTACGTCCCTATAGTCACGTTTCCCCTGATGATATCGAGTGTTACGAATACTATCGCATGGAACTCGAGGATATGGAGGAAGTCCTCAGCAAGTGCAGGGAGCTTCATCTTACTGCGATCTCATTCTTCCTTAACTGGTGGGAACCGCTGATCGTTCAGCTCTACGATTATCTCTGCTTATCCGACCTTTTCGGTCCCACTCCTGCGAGCATCAAGAATACAAGGCTTACCTGGCTTCCGGTCTCCGATAACGATCTTCTCATGTGGATAATCCGAAAGATCTATCTGATGTATGAGGACTTTACATTGAGCGACATGCAGATCGACCTCAATGAATACCTTCAGATAGATCAGATCCTCCTTCAGATCAAGTGGCACTGGGAGGCCGCAGAAAATGAAGAAGTCCTTCCCGGCCGTTACATCGATGCCATAAAGCATGACTTTATCAAAGAACTCGATAACGACATGATCTTAAGAGATCTGGATCCCGTAACACGTGCGGCATTCAAGACTTTCACTGACGAGCTCGCGGAGAAGGGCGATTTCGACGCGTTGAGGATCAAGGGTTACGCCTGCTACGGCGGTTCGAGCGTCTATGAATGCAACTGGCAGACAGCCGCTGATTGCATGGAGAGGCTCTGGAAAGAAGGAAGCTTCGGATATGCGGCCAATACCCTTGGATACATCTACTATTACGGCCGTCTCTCAGACGGTGTCCCCGATTACGAGAAAGCTTTCTATTATTATTCGGTAGCTTCGACATTCGGCGTTACCGAATCAAAATACAAACTCGCCGACATGTTCCTCAAAGGACAGTTCGTCAAGAAGAATACGATGCTCGCCGCAGGCATGATCGAGAAACTCTACGGTGAATACAGATATCGTTTCGAGCAGGGTGAGTTTGACGGTGAGTTCGCTGATGTAGCTCTTCGAATGGGTAATATCCAGCTCGAAGAATTAAACCCGATCTCTGCCGATCTTATGAAGTTTCGAGCATACAGGTTCTATCTTCAGGCAGAGTTCGCCCTCACGTTAAGGATGCAGGAAAACAGCTTCTTCGGCGATGAGACCGTCAAGAAAAAGCTGCGCACCAAGATGGCGGAACTGTCTCCCGACATCCCTCATGCGAGAAAGACATACAAAGACACCGCTCCTACTCAGTTGTTCGAATTCATCGGAAGCCACGCTTATTGTCTTTACGAGTTGAAGATCAAGCATCTCAAGAACGATCGCGTCAAAGTGACCGTTACCCGTTCTTCCCGTTACGACGAGCGCGACAGCGGTATGACCCTCGTATGCTATCCGTATTTTGACTGTTGTGACCTTACGGACAGCATATCCTTCATCGCATCTTCCGTAATGATATGTGAGTATCCGGAAAGTTCAGGCGGAACCCTGATCTTCGATACCATAAGTACGACTGAAAATAAGAACAGACCCGATTCAATAACATTTTTATGTAACGGAAGGTCGGTCGCGGTCATCGGGGCTGCTTCATACGAAATCAAAAGACCGCGTACCTAG
- a CDS encoding 1-acyl-sn-glycerol-3-phosphate acyltransferase produces the protein MKIKRTNKSYSDVINLPKGEHKLPVKPNFFMKKLVNVIGRSELKKVGFSYTRVDMDRAGDGPWLILMNHSSFIDLSIASEILYPRPYNIVCTSDGFIGKEWLMRQIGCIPTQKFVTDLKLIADMQYAAEHGSSILLYPEASYSFDGTATKLPRRMGVLFKRLGIPVVMITTYGAFALDPLYNNLQKRDVKVTAEIKCLFSKEDYKTKSTAELDEILDQAFDFDYFKWQKDNNVIVDEPFRADGLHRLLYKCPACKAEGKTEGKGITLTCHSCGKVYELDELGQMKAADGNTEYPHIPDWYKWERECVREEVVNGSYSLDADVEIGMIVDFKSVYMVGTGKLHHDGNGFTLKGCNGQLDYSQGPLTCYSLYADYYWYEIGDIICIGDKDCLYYCFVKPGVNVAKARIATEEIYKYTRETRKTQKS, from the coding sequence ATGAAGATAAAGAGGACAAATAAGTCATATAGCGATGTAATTAATCTGCCCAAAGGCGAGCACAAGCTTCCCGTAAAGCCAAACTTCTTCATGAAGAAGCTCGTCAATGTCATCGGAAGATCCGAACTCAAGAAAGTCGGCTTTTCGTATACCCGTGTCGATATGGACAGAGCCGGCGACGGACCGTGGCTCATACTCATGAACCACTCGAGCTTCATCGACTTATCGATCGCTTCCGAGATACTCTATCCGAGGCCCTATAACATCGTCTGTACGTCGGACGGCTTCATAGGCAAGGAGTGGCTCATGCGTCAGATCGGATGCATCCCGACACAGAAGTTCGTTACCGACTTAAAACTCATCGCAGATATGCAGTATGCCGCAGAGCACGGCTCGAGCATTCTCCTCTACCCCGAGGCAAGCTACTCTTTCGACGGCACGGCTACGAAACTTCCGCGAAGGATGGGCGTACTCTTCAAAAGACTCGGTATCCCCGTCGTCATGATCACGACTTACGGAGCTTTCGCGCTCGACCCGCTCTACAATAATCTTCAAAAGAGAGACGTAAAGGTCACCGCGGAGATCAAGTGTCTCTTCTCTAAGGAGGACTACAAAACGAAGTCAACGGCGGAGCTCGACGAGATACTCGATCAGGCTTTCGATTTTGACTACTTTAAGTGGCAGAAAGACAATAACGTTATAGTCGATGAACCATTCCGTGCGGACGGACTTCACAGACTGCTCTATAAGTGCCCCGCGTGCAAAGCCGAAGGAAAGACCGAAGGCAAGGGGATCACCCTCACATGCCACTCATGCGGCAAGGTCTACGAACTCGACGAGCTCGGTCAGATGAAGGCCGCAGACGGTAATACCGAGTATCCCCATATCCCCGACTGGTATAAGTGGGAAAGAGAATGCGTCAGGGAAGAAGTCGTAAACGGCTCCTATTCTCTCGATGCCGATGTCGAGATAGGCATGATCGTGGATTTTAAATCCGTATATATGGTCGGCACGGGAAAGCTTCATCACGACGGTAACGGCTTTACCCTCAAAGGATGCAACGGTCAGCTCGATTATTCGCAGGGACCGCTCACCTGCTACAGCCTCTATGCGGACTATTACTGGTACGAGATCGGCGATATCATCTGCATAGGTGACAAGGACTGCCTATACTACTGCTTTGTAAAGCCGGGCGTTAATGTAGCCAAGGCGAGGATCGCGACCGAGGAGATCTATAAATACACGAGAGAGACCCGTAAGACGCAGAAGTCATAA